TCCGGCTCAACATCGGGGAGCGGGAAAGGCAGGGGAAGAAAGCCTCACCCAGCCTGATGAGCATTGACAGCCAGTCGGTTAAGGTGGCCCCGTTCGTCGGTGAGGAGACAGGCGTGGACGGCAACAAGAAGGTCAACGGCAGGAAGCGCCACGTGATCACCGACACGCTGGGCCTGGTGTGGGGCGTGGTGGTGCACGCGGCCCACAGGGCCGACGGGGTGCTGGCCGGGCAGGTGGTGGCCCCGCTCAAGGGCTACCTGCACCGCATGGAGAAGATCCTGGCCGATGCCGCTTACGAGAAGGTGTTTATGGGCTGGGTCACCGAGAACCTATTGGGCGTGGAACTGGAGATCAGCTCTAAGCCGCCGGACACTGAGGGCTTCGTGCCGGTCAAGTGGCGGTGGGTCACCGAGCGGTCTTTTGGCATATTTAACTTCTTTCGTAGGCTCGACAAGGACCACGAAAAAACGCCTGAAAGTGCCCAAAGTTGGGTCTTATGGCAGAATTGCCAGGTAGTGATAAACCGAATAGCCTGAAAAACAAAAAGTTAAAATTTAAACATGCTCTTATTTAATTAAATATAAATACTGTCCTTACTAAGGTAAAGACTTGAGCGCATGAATCATTTCAATAATACAGAACAGAAAAGATCAACAGCGATTTGCCCAGTCTACTTCAGCATTGGGTGCAGGTATACTTGGTTTTGGTCTTGGTGCTAAATGGGGAAGTATAGCAAGTGATTATGCTTTAGTTATTATTCTGTTAGGTGCTGCTTTGCATTTGAGTGGGATGTATCTAACCCAGATGAAAAATACATCCGGTTCAACTAATAAAGCAGCAAGAGTGCTTTGGTATTCAGCATGGGTTTGCCTGGTGCTATTAATTGGTCTTGTACTATACCTGCTGGTTGATTCCTAATTCTTATATGCCCACTTCACTTCCCCATAATCCTCAAAGCGCTTCCGTGCTTCTGTTACTTTTCACTTTTCATGTATAAAAGATCTGGCAAAAGAAGCGTTGAAACTGGTATACCATTGGAAGAATGTGGAATGGTATCGCAGGTAATAATTTGATCAGCTCCTGCTGCTTTGAGCTCTTCGAAGGCATTGCCAGCAAAGATGGGATGAACCCCAACACAAATCGGCTTTTGAAAACCCTCCTGTATTAAATGCTGAATGGTAATGACCATCGTTCTAGCAGTAGATATTATATCATCCACTAACACCGGTCTATGGTCCTTCCACTGAGAAACATCCGGGACTTTTATTTCTACCTGTCGGTCTCCTTTTCTGACCTTTTCCAGAACGATGTAGGGCGCTTCTGCCTCCCGGGCAACTTGTTGTACCCATTGTTCACTTTCACTGTCTGGCCCCACGATAAGCGCGTTCTTCACATTATATTTAATCCAATTTGAGATCAGGGGTGCCGCATGTAGCACTGAGACTGGAACAGTATAAATTTCGCCCATTCCTGAGCGACGGTGTAAATGTGGATCTACAGTAATGACCTCATCAACTAAAGAAGAAAGTAGTTGCGCAAACTGGCTGGAAGTAACCGCCTCTCCCGGGTGAAAGACTTTATCTTGT
The genomic region above belongs to Pontibacter actiniarum and contains:
- a CDS encoding IS5 family transposase; translation: MESQYKRLTDSQWAVVKASLPVERKRKHSLRVIVDAIFYMLRVGCQWRNLPEESFPKWQLVYYYFSKWQQDGTLERLNFRLNIGERERQGKKASPSLMSIDSQSVKVAPFVGEETGVDGNKKVNGRKRHVITDTLGLVWGVVVHAAHRADGVLAGQVVAPLKGYLHRMEKILADAAYEKVFMGWVTENLLGVELEISSKPPDTEGFVPVKWRWVTERSFGIFNFFRRLDKDHEKTPESAQSWVLWQNCQVVINRIA
- a CDS encoding ribose-phosphate pyrophosphokinase produces the protein MDWLIFGLPGNENLATQLSEQLQIPCGAATIRHFPDGESYVRILSDVRDKSLFLVMTLNQPDDKLLPLYFFCLTARELGARKIVLIAPYLAYMRQDKVFHPGEAVTSSQFAQLLSSLVDEVITVDPHLHRRSGMGEIYTVPVSVLHAAPLISNWIKYNVKNALIVGPDSESEQWVQQVAREAEAPYIVLEKVRKGDRQVEIKVPDVSQWKDHRPVLVDDIISTARTMVITIQHLIQEGFQKPICVGVHPIFAGNAFEELKAAGADQIITCDTIPHSSNGIPVSTLLLPDLLYMKSEK